DNA from Mycobacterium bourgelatii:
CGTTTCACGGATGGTTCGGTCCTTGCTTGGGTGCAGGGCGAGCTGTAGCAGCGCTAAGCAGCCTGAGACCACTCGCATTTCAAGCTGCCGCAGTGAGGCTGGCGCGGACGACTCGTACACCAGCCAGTTGCCGTCGCCGGAGGCTTGGACGATCAGCGTGGACCCGTCGTCTTCTACGACGCTTGTTTGACCGTCTGTCAGGTGCCCCAGCCAGTAGGGGCGATCCATGCGGAATCGGACGGCGCTGTAGAGCTGCTCGGCGTTGACAGTGGCGCCGATCAGGGCGGCTGTGCCGCGGTAGTTAGGCCTGAACGACCCTGCAGCGCCGTGGTTTTGTGCATCGAGCAGTGTCACAGGCTCGCCGGTATCGAGCTGGCCGTGCAGTGTGATCGGCCGGAACGCTGATACCGACCGCGCGGCGTTGGCCGAAAAGGACCTGCCCGCGATGGTCCCGTCTGGTTGCCTGTGAGTCGCCACCCGCAGGTCATGGACTAGGTTGCTGGAAAGTCTTATCTCCGGCCGCTCGCCGAGCTCGGCGGTGAACTCACCGCGTACTTGGTTCTCGGGGTTCCCTGGTATCCAGAATTGGCCTTCGGCCGCCAGTCCATGCATGGGCTGATCATCACATGTGCCACTGACACGTCTTAGTTAGCCGCGCATTGGCGCCATCCGAAAGAATAGGGTCGTAACAACTCGCCCGGCCTGGAAGTGGTTTCAAGGGGAGAGGCCGTCCGCGATCAGAAGATGCCGCGCGTGCCCCTAACAAGGCCAAATGCCTACTGCAATCGGCATTACGCTTTAATGGTGGCTGAACTCAATCGATTGATCTACATGGATGATTCGGGCAGCAACCAGCACGGCTGGGTGGTATTCGGCTGGATCGAATGTACGCCCGAGGGGTGGCGCCCGGTGCTACGCGCCTGGCTGGACCTGCGTAAAGAGCTGTACAAGGACCATTACGTGCCGCCGTCTACCGAATTGCACTGCACGAAGTACATCAATGGGCGGCACCGTATTGCTACTAGACCGCCACGGAATAACGAATGGAAGACCTTAGGGCGCACGATCGCGGAAAAATGCCTAACGACGATTAGGGATTGCCCACACCTTCGCGTTGGCGCTGTTTACAGCCAAACCACTAAACAGAGTAAAGCGTACGCCGCGCATAAGGCTGGGTGCTATGCCGAAACTGTGGCGATGATCGACCGGCAACTCATCGCGAACGACGCATACGGGTTGATAAATATGGATGGCACGCCCACTAATCAGAGCTACTACGACGCACACCGTGATCTAAAGCTGGCGACGCGGCGCGTGATTGAAGACCCGTTGTTTCACGATTCGCATCGCTCGCAGCTGGTTCAAATGGCCGATCTGGTGGCCTATACAACCTATCTGCACCTAGCGCGCCACAAAGGCAACAAGTATGGCTGGAACTGGTACGACACCTACTTGCGACCCCGCACCGATGGGGCGGACCCGGTTCGACTCAAATACAGCTAGACCCGCCTGTCCACGTATGTGGGGCGGGTCCGCATAGACGAGTATGCCGTGCTACGCCAGATTGCGCAACTCAACGTGAGCCGTTAGTTGTGCCACCGTCTCGTTGCGTGCCGCCTGGGGCGCAAACTGATCCGAGCTCGGCGGCCAGGAACTCGGCAACGGCCGCCACGCGTGCGTCGTCGCCGCAGCCCCGGTCAGCGAACGGTGTTAGAGCCTTGCGGCGGCGTTTCCTTTATCTCTTGTGGTCCGGGTGCCGGATTGCCGCCAGCTCGTCGGCGAGGAATGTCGCAACGGCCGCCACGTCACGCCATACCTGCACGTCGTCGGTCTGCACATCGGCGAAGCGGACCCCAGTGTCGTGATCGAGGATTTGCATGCGGGCCTCGTGCGTGACGGTGCCACCGTCAAAGACGTCGCGGACGATCTCACCGAATACCCGACCGGCTACCACGCTCACGATGGAGCCGGACCAGCCAAAGGCGGGCACGCAGGCCGGGTTGGGTGCGTCCTCGCGGACCACGGTCAGGGGCGTTGACTGCATTGCTTCTCCTCGGTGGGTTCTCGCATACGGGGTAGGGGTACGTATGCCAATTCGTATGCCAATTGGCTCGCGACTGGGCGGGTTTCTGACCAGTGCCGACGTGAACGTACCCCCGCTGACCTGCACAGATGAACTAGCGGAAACATATGAAAACGCTAATATTTTGACTGGGGGTCAAGTGGTCGCAGGTTCAAATCCTGTCAGCCCGACAGAAGGAAATAGCCTCCGAGCTGCTGCGATGTCCGGAGTGGTGGATCAGACGACGCGGAGCTTGGGACCATTTTGGGACCACAAGTGCTTCGACAGTAGGTCACCGGCACTCGCAACAGACTGGCGATCGGGGTGTAGGTAACGCTGCGTCGTGCTCGGGTCAGCGTGGCCGGCTATCTTGCGGAGAACATGCACGGGCACACCCGCGTCGGCGATCCACGTCAGCCCTGTGTGCCCGCAAACTGTGGCGCTTGAGCTGCTCGTAGCCGAGTTTCGCGACGACCTGGTCCCAGGAGGTTGCATCCCGGAGCCTGGCGGTGCT
Protein-coding regions in this window:
- a CDS encoding DUF3800 domain-containing protein, yielding MAELNRLIYMDDSGSNQHGWVVFGWIECTPEGWRPVLRAWLDLRKELYKDHYVPPSTELHCTKYINGRHRIATRPPRNNEWKTLGRTIAEKCLTTIRDCPHLRVGAVYSQTTKQSKAYAAHKAGCYAETVAMIDRQLIANDAYGLINMDGTPTNQSYYDAHRDLKLATRRVIEDPLFHDSHRSQLVQMADLVAYTTYLHLARHKGNKYGWNWYDTYLRPRTDGADPVRLKYS
- a CDS encoding tyrosine-type recombinase/integrase: MQPPGTRSSRNSATSSSSATVCGHTGLTWIADAGVPVHVLRKIAGHADPSTTQRYLHPDRQSVASAGDLLSKHLWSQNGPKLRVV